One region of Synechococcus elongatus PCC 11801 genomic DNA includes:
- a CDS encoding alpha/beta fold hydrolase, translated as MPHLNLRGSLHAYDQYDPTDGDPDLTLVFIHGWLLSRSYWQPLIAQLRSHWGCLSYDLRGFGESTANPDQGHSPVDYAEDLIDLLTALNLQRVWLVGHSLGGTIALWAARLCPERIAGVIGVNAGGGIYIEQEFERFRGFGQQLIRWRPQWLRQIPGAELPFCWDSVHRPLPRQWARRRLRDFLGADAAAATGSLLDSTTAEQVNCLPSLVARLTQPAYFLAGDRDTIMPPAYVQHLASFHPSFGLEGHNLRQLEDCGHLAMLEQTDAVAEAIHTWIHQAIAAEQSDPALDPSLQSGL; from the coding sequence ATGCCCCACCTGAATTTACGGGGATCGTTACACGCCTACGATCAGTACGATCCGACGGATGGCGACCCTGACCTCACGCTTGTTTTTATTCACGGCTGGTTGCTGAGTCGTTCTTATTGGCAACCGCTGATCGCACAATTGCGATCGCATTGGGGGTGTCTGAGTTACGACTTACGCGGCTTTGGAGAATCGACTGCCAATCCTGATCAAGGGCATAGCCCGGTTGACTACGCTGAGGATTTGATCGACCTTCTCACTGCCCTCAACCTCCAACGAGTCTGGCTGGTTGGTCATTCGCTCGGGGGCACGATCGCCCTTTGGGCGGCACGGCTCTGTCCCGAGCGCATCGCTGGCGTGATTGGGGTGAATGCAGGGGGTGGCATCTACATTGAGCAAGAATTTGAGCGATTTCGCGGCTTTGGTCAGCAGTTAATTCGCTGGCGTCCACAATGGTTGCGACAAATTCCCGGTGCTGAGTTGCCTTTCTGTTGGGACAGTGTGCATCGTCCTCTACCACGACAATGGGCGCGTCGACGACTACGGGACTTTTTGGGAGCGGATGCGGCTGCAGCAACCGGTAGCTTGCTGGATTCAACAACGGCAGAACAGGTTAATTGCCTGCCTAGTCTGGTGGCGCGGCTCACGCAGCCTGCGTACTTCTTGGCGGGCGATCGCGACACGATCATGCCGCCAGCCTATGTGCAGCATCTGGCGAGCTTCCACCCCAGCTTTGGGCTGGAAGGACATAACCTGCGACAGCTGGAAGACTGTGGGCATTTAGCCATGCTGGAACAAACTGATGCTGTGGCTGAGGCGATCCACACTTGGATCCACCAGGCGATCGCAGCCGAGCAGAGCGATCCAGCACTCGATCCCTCGCTGCAGTCTGGTCTGT